The Pyxidicoccus trucidator DNA window AGCGCGAGCCGGTGGAGGCCTGGATTGTGGACGACACGGGCTTCCTCAAGCAGGGCAAGCACTCGGTGGGCGTGCAGCGGCAGTACACCGGCTCGGCGGGCAAAATCACTAACTGCCAGATTGGCGTCAGCCTCAGTGTCGCCACCCGCACCGAGCACCTGCCCCTCGACTTCGAGCTGTACCTGCCCGAGGGCTGGACCAACGACGCGGCTCGCCGCCGCGAGGCCCGAATCCCCGCCGA harbors:
- a CDS encoding transposase, whose amino-acid sequence is REPVEAWIVDDTGFLKQGKHSVGVQRQYTGSAGKITNCQIGVSLSVATRTEHLPLDFELYLPEGWTNDAARRREARIPA